A single genomic interval of Rosistilla ulvae harbors:
- a CDS encoding nucleotide pyrophosphatase/phosphodiesterase family protein yields the protein MNRVCILNVVGLTPRLAAHAPRISRLGSALPWRSPLPAVTCTSQATMLTGTMPREHGIVGNGWYFRETAEIRFWQQHNGIIQGEKLYEGFETAKMFWWFNQSAPVRWSCTPKPHYGCDGSKAFDVLDFTDCDLTKHLGPFPFFAFWGPGSGIASSQWIAQATALVMRKQKPQLSMVYLPHLDYDYQKYPQHDPQRVAEVDACAGKVIDAAEDIGAQVVVVSEYGLVPVTKAVMINQHLRRAGMLSVRKGPFGEMLMPGESRAFAVADHQLAHIYVNDPTVVDEVRKLLESIDGIASVVEPGDLQLDHPRSGELIALSDADAWFAYYYWLDDSLAPDFARCVDIHRKPGYDPCELFMTSKPRAAWRLAQKKLGMRYKMDVIPLNPSLVRGSHGLHPADQDGPMILGPESPPNQMDGFKDYIRRLLT from the coding sequence TTGAATCGCGTTTGTATTCTTAATGTCGTTGGCCTGACCCCACGACTGGCGGCTCACGCGCCGCGAATTTCCCGGCTCGGATCCGCCCTCCCTTGGCGCAGCCCCCTTCCCGCGGTCACCTGCACATCGCAAGCGACGATGTTGACTGGAACAATGCCGCGCGAGCACGGTATCGTTGGCAATGGATGGTATTTCCGCGAAACGGCCGAAATTCGTTTCTGGCAACAACACAACGGAATTATCCAAGGCGAGAAACTCTACGAGGGCTTTGAAACGGCAAAGATGTTTTGGTGGTTCAACCAATCCGCGCCGGTTCGTTGGAGCTGCACCCCCAAACCGCACTATGGCTGTGATGGTTCCAAGGCATTCGACGTTTTGGACTTCACCGATTGCGATCTGACAAAACACTTGGGGCCGTTTCCATTTTTCGCTTTCTGGGGTCCGGGATCGGGAATCGCTTCCTCACAATGGATCGCCCAAGCGACAGCTCTGGTAATGCGAAAGCAAAAACCGCAGCTTTCGATGGTCTACCTGCCCCATCTCGATTACGACTACCAAAAATATCCGCAACACGATCCACAACGCGTGGCAGAAGTGGACGCATGTGCGGGCAAGGTGATCGACGCAGCCGAGGATATCGGAGCCCAGGTTGTGGTCGTTTCCGAATACGGTTTGGTTCCCGTAACCAAAGCGGTAATGATCAATCAACATTTGCGGCGGGCCGGGATGTTGAGCGTCCGGAAAGGACCGTTCGGCGAGATGTTGATGCCGGGAGAATCGCGAGCTTTTGCGGTGGCCGATCACCAACTGGCTCACATTTATGTCAACGATCCAACAGTCGTCGATGAAGTCCGCAAGTTACTGGAATCGATCGATGGGATTGCCAGCGTTGTCGAACCTGGCGATTTACAGTTGGACCATCCTCGCAGCGGTGAATTGATCGCGTTGTCGGATGCCGACGCATGGTTTGCCTATTATTATTGGCTGGATGATTCACTGGCCCCCGATTTCGCTCGGTGCGTCGACATTCATCGCAAACCAGGATACGACCCTTGCGAATTATTCATGACATCAAAACCGCGGGCCGCTTGGCGATTAGCCCAGAAAAAACTGGGAATGCGCTACAAGATGGACGTCATTCCGCTAAATCCGTCGCTCGTTCGTGGCAGCCATGGGCTTCATCCCGCCGATCAAGATGGACCGATGATTTTGGGACCTGAGTCCCCCCCAAATCAAATGGACGGGTTTAAGGACTACATTCGCCGGTTACTGACATAG
- a CDS encoding SLBB domain-containing protein has protein sequence MTALAGSIQPADRLTPGDAVIVTIATGIETEKAPEWTIRVAEDGSLNVPLVGPVSVAGMRLTDAEKLLAFESVRRGVYVSPNVTLRMEQRRANQVTVLGAVNKPQTYELPVGASDLMTAISMAEGFSENANTVAQIRHPPGTGARLAALAQTRQVSYPGEAVPPPVPDQFEMDLMRLNEVPQSHLQLVDGSVVMISEKPERFVNVTGLVRQSDMILMPKDGDMRLLDAISQAGGLSESLANKVKIIRKRPDDSEVVIEASIRDAKKGGAANLRLAPNDLVSVEETPLTYTLGTIKTFIRFGFSSAVPGI, from the coding sequence ATGACGGCACTCGCTGGGTCGATCCAACCTGCCGACCGGCTCACCCCCGGTGACGCGGTGATTGTGACGATTGCAACGGGTATCGAAACTGAAAAGGCCCCCGAATGGACCATTCGGGTGGCGGAGGACGGTTCGCTGAATGTCCCGCTAGTCGGTCCAGTTTCCGTTGCCGGGATGCGGCTGACCGATGCCGAAAAACTCCTTGCGTTCGAATCGGTTCGGCGAGGCGTTTACGTTTCACCCAACGTCACGCTTCGCATGGAACAGCGTCGCGCAAATCAAGTGACAGTGTTGGGCGCGGTCAACAAACCACAAACCTACGAATTGCCGGTCGGTGCGAGCGATTTGATGACAGCGATCAGCATGGCCGAGGGTTTCTCGGAGAATGCGAATACCGTCGCTCAGATTCGTCATCCACCTGGAACCGGTGCCCGCTTGGCTGCTTTGGCGCAAACTCGCCAAGTCTCCTATCCCGGCGAAGCGGTTCCGCCCCCCGTTCCCGATCAATTTGAAATGGATCTGATGCGGTTGAACGAAGTTCCCCAAAGCCATCTTCAATTGGTCGATGGAAGCGTGGTGATGATTTCCGAAAAACCAGAGCGGTTCGTAAACGTTACCGGTCTGGTTCGGCAATCCGATATGATTCTCATGCCCAAAGATGGCGACATGCGTCTGCTCGACGCGATCAGTCAGGCGGGTGGGTTGAGCGAATCGCTGGCGAACAAGGTAAAGATCATCCGGAAACGCCCCGATGATTCCGAAGTTGTGATCGAGGCGTCGATCCGGGACGCGAAAAAGGGAGGCGCAGCGAACCTGCGGCTTGCCCCCAACGATTTGGTGAGTGTTGAGGAGACTCCGCTGACCTATACTTTAGGGACGATCAAAACCTTCATTCGGTTTGGTTTCAGCTCCGCAGTCCCAGGTATCTAG
- a CDS encoding DUF1559 domain-containing protein produces MSPPAEGDRMIWWKSGRGSVHFGITRTRRHFRGVPSAAFTLVELLVVIAVIGVLVGLLLPAVQSVREAARRMQCSNNLKQLGLAAHNYHDTHRSFPSGWINPKPWDADRDCYGWGALILPFVEGGAAADAVDAVRVPFNTALNDAEKLRVMRMKQEVFRCPSDIGPVESSDGDRKPAGASTAVSNYVGSNNIGWAEASDSGSAGDGGPGKHGMFVEDKGIKFRDVRDGTSSVFMFGERRWQYNDAHDRSIQVAAAALVYGRETNGSLSAEASAVIGLGIVRMNYDGAKSGATGARRKKTGFSSLHPGGAMFVYVDGSVHFVAQSIEFTVKPMSDPTNLHYLVNNNEGNGPPDDVYERLIARDDGQVLGKY; encoded by the coding sequence ATGAGTCCCCCAGCCGAAGGCGATCGAATGATCTGGTGGAAATCGGGACGGGGCTCGGTCCACTTTGGGATAACGCGGACGCGACGACACTTCAGAGGTGTTCCTTCGGCAGCGTTCACTCTTGTCGAATTGTTAGTTGTGATCGCGGTGATCGGTGTCCTGGTCGGGCTGCTGTTGCCGGCGGTTCAGTCGGTCCGCGAGGCGGCGCGGCGGATGCAATGTTCCAACAATTTGAAACAACTGGGGCTGGCGGCGCACAATTATCACGATACGCATCGCTCCTTTCCTTCGGGGTGGATCAATCCCAAACCCTGGGATGCCGATCGCGATTGCTACGGTTGGGGAGCGTTGATCCTTCCCTTTGTCGAGGGAGGTGCCGCCGCGGACGCAGTCGATGCGGTCCGTGTCCCCTTCAATACAGCGCTCAACGATGCTGAAAAGCTGCGCGTCATGCGGATGAAACAGGAAGTCTTTCGGTGTCCCAGCGATATCGGTCCCGTCGAATCGAGCGATGGAGACCGTAAGCCGGCGGGAGCGTCGACGGCGGTTTCCAATTACGTCGGATCCAACAATATTGGCTGGGCCGAAGCGAGCGACAGCGGATCGGCCGGGGATGGTGGGCCTGGCAAGCATGGAATGTTTGTCGAAGACAAAGGGATCAAGTTTCGTGACGTCCGCGATGGGACCTCGAGCGTGTTCATGTTTGGGGAACGTCGCTGGCAATACAACGACGCGCATGATCGTTCGATTCAGGTCGCTGCAGCCGCCTTGGTCTATGGGCGTGAAACCAATGGCAGTCTGTCAGCCGAGGCAAGCGCGGTGATCGGGTTGGGAATCGTCAGGATGAATTACGACGGCGCGAAGAGCGGTGCCACGGGAGCACGACGCAAGAAGACTGGATTTTCCAGTCTACATCCCGGCGGTGCGATGTTTGTCTATGTCGACGGCAGCGTCCATTTCGTCGCTCAGAGCATCGAATTCACCGTCAAACCGATGTCCGATCCAACCAACCTCCACTACCTGGTGAACAATAACGAGGGGAACGGTCCCCCCGACGACGTCTATGAAAGGTTGATCGCCCGCGATGATGGCCAAGTGCTTGGGAAATACTGA
- the tatA gene encoding twin-arginine translocase TatA/TatE family subunit — translation MTQLLGIGMPGLPEMMIILVILLVLFGGAKLPTLMRNLGRSANEFKHGLNDPVSEDSDADKPKE, via the coding sequence ATGACACAGTTACTTGGTATCGGTATGCCTGGATTGCCCGAAATGATGATCATTTTGGTGATCCTGTTGGTTCTTTTCGGTGGCGCCAAACTTCCTACCCTGATGCGGAACCTCGGCCGCAGCGCCAACGAATTCAAGCATGGCCTCAACGATCCAGTTTCGGAAGATTCCGATGCGGACAAGCCGAAAGAGTAG
- a CDS encoding 6-phosphofructokinase, which translates to MPAPSDTTNDSTRPRIGILTSGGDCPGLNAVIRGVVKSAYRLGFETLGFVGGFEGLVDPVRYRVLTPQNTSGILVQGGTILGSTNRGRFGVTVGKDTKLSLPEPLIEAVRQTFEETKLQGLICVGGDGSLSIALELHRAGLPVVGVPKTIDNDLSCTAFTFGFDSAVNCATDALDRLHTTASSHDRVMVLEVMGRHAGWIALHAGIAGGGDVILIPEIPWTLEGIIAKIDDRRRMGKEFTLIVVAEGAELPGGGTVNREAEQTGRQTRLGGIGVELTEQLAQRIDQDIRCVVLGHLQRGGGPTNFDRVLATQLGAHAVRLVMQKRFGEMVCYQPPQIDSVPIAQAVGELRRVPHDSSAVAAARAMGISFGDSMDYVNPFLPD; encoded by the coding sequence ATGCCCGCTCCCAGCGACACAACAAACGATTCTACCCGCCCTCGCATCGGCATCTTAACTTCGGGGGGTGACTGTCCCGGCTTAAACGCTGTCATCCGCGGGGTCGTGAAGTCGGCCTACCGGCTGGGATTCGAAACGCTCGGTTTTGTGGGAGGCTTTGAAGGGCTAGTCGATCCGGTTCGGTATCGCGTGCTGACGCCGCAAAATACCTCGGGGATCCTGGTCCAAGGGGGAACCATTCTCGGTTCGACCAACCGAGGTCGATTTGGCGTGACCGTTGGCAAAGATACCAAGCTCTCCTTGCCAGAGCCGCTGATCGAAGCGGTTCGCCAGACATTTGAAGAAACGAAGCTGCAGGGGCTGATCTGCGTCGGCGGCGACGGTTCCCTCTCGATCGCCCTGGAACTGCACCGCGCCGGGCTGCCCGTGGTGGGGGTTCCCAAGACAATCGATAACGACCTGTCGTGCACGGCGTTTACCTTTGGATTCGACAGCGCTGTCAACTGTGCCACCGATGCGTTGGACCGGCTGCACACCACAGCTTCGAGTCACGATCGGGTGATGGTTTTGGAAGTGATGGGACGACACGCCGGCTGGATCGCGCTGCACGCCGGAATCGCAGGGGGTGGGGATGTGATTCTGATCCCCGAGATTCCTTGGACGTTGGAGGGTATCATCGCCAAGATCGACGACCGCCGGCGGATGGGTAAGGAGTTCACCTTGATCGTCGTTGCCGAGGGAGCGGAATTGCCCGGCGGCGGAACGGTCAACCGAGAAGCAGAACAAACCGGCCGCCAAACGCGACTGGGGGGAATCGGGGTCGAACTGACCGAACAACTTGCCCAGCGGATCGACCAGGACATCCGTTGTGTCGTGCTGGGACATTTGCAGCGGGGGGGCGGCCCCACCAACTTCGACCGCGTGCTCGCCACGCAACTCGGAGCCCACGCGGTGCGATTGGTGATGCAAAAGCGGTTTGGCGAGATGGTCTGTTACCAACCGCCCCAGATCGACAGCGTGCCGATCGCCCAAGCGGTGGGAGAATTGCGTCGCGTGCCGCACGACAGTTCAGCCGTCGCGGCGGCTCGTGCGATGGGAATCAGCTTCGGCGATTCAATGGACTACGTAAACCCGTTTTTACCCGACTGA
- a CDS encoding GumC family protein yields the protein MSGSAAPIAWRHLFHTIRAYLPLWAGATILFAGLGYAYTRVRVDTYSASQSLVIRNEAHGEQDLLGRFASQTDLKAAQETVLELANNRNVIFEAMSRLDPSLAELENGPSQKFINDAKSRIIVRPPKGSEFGATEVIYLETRESSQERAEKLCNYVREALTDAMRDIRAERFSGVIQELTHSRDLAAQHRQEANKKLQALETSVGSDLGELRSLTENFAGSGNSQRVLTDLQKESQQAELELEKLRELEALLKRGQADPDQLLVSGGELLASQPTLKRLKDGYTDAQLAASSLSSLYTANHPKMRAAETAQREILDKILQEIQASIESMEPQIRIASDRVAKLQKKQDELSNRLNELAEMRTTYSNLLSDFGHRTNLLERAEASLNEAEASRQAALSINLISPLGPVQSGDSPVGPNDTMLLMGSITAGLLFGAGMVFLVAPGAGKDNFGRRWSDYSGSKFNAAPVAPAAPAAPAAPQGTEVVAAQAVQPQTVPENYAADAWQNLQRLAAQSSQTQAGEQRVERRSNPR from the coding sequence ATGTCAGGCAGCGCAGCCCCCATCGCGTGGCGTCATCTATTCCACACCATTCGCGCATACCTCCCGCTATGGGCCGGTGCAACGATTCTGTTTGCTGGCCTGGGGTATGCTTATACCCGCGTTCGAGTCGACACTTATTCTGCGAGTCAATCTTTGGTGATTCGCAATGAAGCCCATGGCGAACAGGACCTTTTGGGCCGGTTTGCCAGCCAAACCGATCTCAAAGCGGCGCAAGAAACGGTCTTGGAACTTGCCAACAACCGAAATGTCATCTTCGAAGCGATGAGCCGACTGGATCCCAGCTTGGCGGAACTCGAAAACGGCCCGTCACAAAAGTTCATCAACGACGCAAAGAGCCGGATCATCGTTCGTCCTCCCAAAGGATCCGAATTCGGCGCGACCGAGGTGATCTATCTCGAGACTCGGGAATCGAGTCAGGAGCGCGCCGAAAAGTTGTGCAATTATGTCCGCGAGGCGCTGACCGATGCGATGCGTGATATTCGCGCCGAACGTTTCTCGGGCGTCATCCAAGAATTGACTCACTCGCGCGACCTCGCTGCGCAACATCGCCAAGAAGCCAACAAAAAATTGCAAGCGTTGGAAACCAGTGTCGGTAGCGATCTAGGCGAACTTCGTTCGCTGACTGAAAACTTTGCCGGTAGCGGTAACTCTCAGCGGGTGCTCACCGATCTTCAAAAAGAGTCGCAGCAAGCCGAACTGGAACTGGAAAAGCTTCGAGAACTGGAAGCGTTGCTCAAAAGGGGGCAAGCCGACCCAGATCAATTACTGGTCTCCGGCGGAGAATTGTTGGCAAGCCAACCGACGCTGAAACGCTTGAAGGACGGGTATACCGACGCGCAACTGGCTGCCTCCTCGTTGAGCAGTCTTTACACTGCGAACCACCCCAAGATGCGGGCTGCCGAAACCGCACAGCGCGAGATCCTGGACAAGATCCTCCAGGAGATCCAAGCTTCGATCGAATCGATGGAACCGCAGATTCGCATCGCCTCGGACCGAGTTGCCAAACTGCAGAAGAAGCAGGATGAACTCAGCAATCGCTTGAACGAACTGGCGGAAATGCGAACCACGTACAGCAATCTGTTATCCGACTTTGGCCACCGTACCAACCTACTCGAACGCGCCGAAGCGTCGCTGAACGAAGCCGAAGCGTCGCGTCAAGCTGCGTTGTCGATCAATTTGATCTCGCCGCTGGGTCCGGTACAAAGCGGCGATAGTCCGGTTGGCCCCAACGACACGATGCTGTTGATGGGATCGATCACAGCCGGCCTATTGTTTGGTGCCGGCATGGTCTTCTTAGTCGCCCCGGGGGCGGGAAAAGACAATTTCGGCCGTCGCTGGTCCGACTATTCCGGCAGCAAATTCAATGCGGCTCCCGTCGCACCGGCCGCACCGGCCGCACCGGCCGCACCACAGGGAACGGAAGTTGTCGCCGCCCAAGCGGTCCAACCCCAAACCGTTCCCGAGAATTATGCAGCCGACGCCTGGCAGAATCTGCAACGACTGGCGGCGCAATCGAGCCAAACGCAAGCGGGTGAACAACGTGTGGAACGCCGTAGCAACCCTCGTTAA
- a CDS encoding Sec-independent protein translocase subunit TatA/TatB, with protein sequence MFGLSPFELILFGIVAILLFGSKLPEVARSLGQSYNQFRRGLSDLQGQFKISEFTNPTPSTTTKLEDYDEPEYSKPVAPKFTPPPAKATGEE encoded by the coding sequence ATGTTTGGTCTGAGTCCGTTTGAATTAATCCTGTTTGGCATTGTCGCTATTTTGCTGTTTGGCAGCAAATTGCCCGAGGTCGCCCGGTCGCTTGGGCAAAGTTACAACCAATTTCGCCGTGGCTTGTCCGATTTGCAGGGGCAATTCAAGATCAGCGAATTCACCAATCCAACTCCTTCCACGACAACCAAGTTGGAGGATTACGACGAGCCGGAATACAGCAAGCCGGTGGCACCGAAATTTACGCCCCCTCCCGCCAAAGCGACGGGCGAGGAGTAG
- a CDS encoding CPBP family intramembrane glutamic endopeptidase: MDDPEFDDDSGSESLGSPERFFLAAVGFEIALGIVAVIVGKYFGPVANGFVPPLTDAWSILWGTGLGALLALPMVALVQGLQKLKFSQVEEINRMGRDRMLPLVKELTTSELAILSICAGVGEEMLFRGWLQTLLTGTESQWNPISILVGISVASLAFGLAHAITKLYVAVVFAMGILFGIMLVATGNLLVPIAAHAMFDFIQLRLAVGESKKEADEAESPVGK, from the coding sequence ATGGATGATCCCGAATTCGATGACGACTCCGGATCGGAGAGCCTTGGTTCTCCGGAGCGCTTCTTTCTCGCCGCCGTTGGGTTTGAAATTGCCCTCGGGATCGTGGCGGTGATCGTCGGCAAGTATTTTGGTCCGGTGGCCAATGGTTTTGTGCCTCCGCTGACCGATGCTTGGAGCATTCTTTGGGGAACGGGGTTGGGGGCGCTACTGGCTCTGCCGATGGTGGCCTTGGTTCAGGGGCTGCAGAAATTGAAATTTTCGCAGGTAGAAGAGATCAATCGCATGGGCCGCGATCGAATGCTACCACTGGTGAAAGAATTGACGACGTCCGAGCTTGCGATTCTGTCGATCTGTGCTGGCGTCGGCGAAGAAATGTTGTTTCGCGGCTGGCTGCAAACCCTGCTGACGGGGACCGAATCCCAATGGAATCCCATTTCAATACTGGTGGGGATATCCGTGGCCTCGCTTGCCTTTGGATTGGCTCACGCGATCACCAAACTTTATGTCGCCGTTGTCTTCGCGATGGGGATTTTGTTTGGGATCATGTTGGTGGCGACGGGAAACTTGCTGGTTCCAATCGCCGCACACGCGATGTTCGACTTTATTCAGTTGCGGCTGGCCGTTGGCGAATCCAAAAAGGAGGCGGACGAAGCCGAATCGCCGGTGGGAAAATAA